The following are from one region of the Bacillota bacterium genome:
- a CDS encoding TRAP transporter small permease — MGKKLQAIEKALGGLLVFAVFVVVIIQVFYRYVLDHPIFWSDELASYLFIWMVAIGTAYAQSSRSHVRMDIVSSRLPARLAWITGLALNVIILVCLISSLGPGLKLANLMMKFKTPGLRVSWAVVLISSPVCFTLVCLHIIEDTVTALRSRFGHRRQDSPRNAGRAS; from the coding sequence ATGGGCAAGAAACTGCAGGCTATCGAGAAGGCCCTAGGCGGGCTCCTCGTTTTTGCCGTCTTCGTCGTCGTCATAATCCAGGTGTTCTACAGGTACGTGCTGGACCACCCGATCTTCTGGAGCGACGAATTGGCCTCATACTTGTTCATCTGGATGGTGGCAATCGGGACTGCCTACGCTCAGAGCAGTAGGTCGCACGTGCGCATGGATATCGTGTCCAGCCGTCTTCCGGCGCGCCTGGCTTGGATAACAGGTCTGGCCTTAAACGTTATCATCCTAGTGTGCCTAATCTCCTCTCTCGGCCCCGGCCTCAAGCTGGCCAACCTGATGATGAAGTTCAAGACTCCCGGGCTTCGGGTATCGTGGGCCGTGGTCCTGATAAGCTCTCCAGTCTGTTTCACCCTTGTCTGCCTCCACATTATCGAGGACACTGTAACAGCTCTTCGCTCCAGGTTCG